The Haloplanus sp. CK5-1 genome contains a region encoding:
- the artA gene encoding archaeosortase A: MVGPLTDALAWAVVGLFLTGALLRRSDRAGARGATVGAWVAFALFWAALVPHFAFEQKSFVEGFLSLAAVPASLYVGWLLHSGRDSLFVLSTAVAVMGVVYLPFETIPAVTVAGLSLPSPRYVLISHTTAQTQWAMDLLGYSPTLVEGDQGYLNTFKFVTEGGHVILFSIILACTGLGSIAIFVGLIAAVDAPLSRKLRALAVAVPIIYVLNIMRTTFIAVMFGKQYMQWFVDEVLFLFGGTDPYKVSFYLSDRVISQVLAVVALIGITFLVIRELPELLTIVEDVLYIVTREEYDLREALDLPDESELGPGAD; the protein is encoded by the coding sequence ATGGTCGGCCCACTCACCGACGCACTCGCTTGGGCCGTCGTCGGCCTCTTCCTCACCGGCGCGCTCCTCAGGCGGTCGGATCGCGCCGGTGCGCGAGGGGCCACCGTCGGCGCGTGGGTCGCCTTCGCCCTCTTCTGGGCCGCGCTGGTCCCCCACTTCGCGTTCGAGCAGAAGAGCTTCGTCGAGGGCTTTCTCTCCCTCGCCGCCGTCCCGGCGTCGCTGTACGTCGGCTGGCTCCTCCACTCGGGCCGTGACTCGCTGTTCGTCCTCTCGACGGCCGTCGCCGTCATGGGCGTCGTCTACCTCCCCTTCGAGACGATTCCGGCGGTGACGGTCGCCGGTCTCTCGCTTCCCTCGCCGCGCTATGTCCTCATCTCCCACACGACCGCACAGACCCAGTGGGCGATGGACTTACTCGGCTACTCGCCGACGCTCGTCGAGGGGGATCAGGGGTATCTCAACACGTTCAAGTTCGTCACCGAGGGCGGGCACGTCATCCTCTTCTCCATCATCCTCGCGTGTACGGGGCTGGGGAGCATCGCCATCTTCGTCGGTCTCATCGCCGCCGTCGACGCGCCGCTCTCCCGGAAGCTCCGCGCCCTCGCCGTCGCCGTGCCCATCATCTACGTCCTCAACATCATGCGGACGACGTTCATCGCCGTGATGTTCGGCAAGCAGTACATGCAGTGGTTCGTCGACGAGGTCCTCTTCCTGTTTGGCGGGACCGATCCCTACAAGGTCTCCTTCTACCTCTCGGATCGGGTCATCAGTCAGGTGCTCGCGGTGGTCGCTTTGATCGGCATCACGTTCCTCGTGATCCGAGAGCTCCCCGAACTTCTGACGATCGTCGAGGACGTCCTCTACATCGTCACGCGGGAGGAGTACGACCTCCGCGAGGCGCTCGACCTGCCCGACGAGAGCGAACTCGGTCCCGGTGCGGACTGA
- a CDS encoding iron transporter — protein MERRDLLRAGGVMAAASMAGCSGLVETQAGNVPPVLEDRPDGVYHPTHVEGMDVVDTATGGDYAVGLFYSYPHRFWNVNGDDVSITEIDRDDAVHLMASVWDRETETVLPDTGLSAEIYRDGSLVSQEAIYPMLSQPMGFHYGANFGLDGDGTYDVRLSVGAMATRRTGAFEGRFTDPATVEVPFEYSESAKAEIDFRQLDDAGAPGAVDPMSMGSIPTAVAPAESGLPGTVLGAGTSDDARLVVTALDDPPAGVDGTGTYLAVSARTRYNRMVIPAMALSATLDRDGETVVEADLERTLDPELGYHYGAAVERVTSGDELTLSVTVQPQTARHEGYETAFGGLLGGMSDVTIRV, from the coding sequence CCCGCCGGTCCTCGAGGACCGTCCCGATGGGGTGTATCACCCGACGCACGTCGAGGGGATGGACGTGGTCGACACGGCTACCGGCGGCGACTACGCCGTCGGCCTGTTCTACAGCTACCCCCACCGGTTCTGGAACGTCAACGGCGACGACGTCTCGATCACGGAGATCGACCGCGACGACGCCGTCCACCTGATGGCCAGCGTCTGGGATCGCGAGACCGAGACGGTCCTGCCCGACACCGGCCTGTCGGCCGAGATCTACCGCGACGGCTCGCTCGTCTCCCAAGAGGCGATCTACCCCATGCTCTCACAGCCGATGGGCTTTCACTACGGGGCGAACTTCGGGCTCGACGGCGACGGGACCTACGACGTGCGGTTGAGCGTCGGCGCGATGGCGACCCGTCGGACGGGCGCGTTCGAGGGCCGGTTCACCGATCCGGCGACCGTCGAGGTCCCCTTCGAGTACAGCGAGAGCGCGAAAGCCGAGATCGACTTCCGGCAACTCGACGACGCCGGGGCTCCCGGCGCGGTCGACCCGATGTCGATGGGATCGATCCCGACGGCCGTCGCTCCCGCCGAATCGGGCCTGCCGGGGACGGTCCTCGGGGCGGGAACCAGCGACGACGCGCGCCTCGTCGTCACCGCCCTCGACGACCCGCCGGCGGGCGTCGACGGGACGGGAACCTACCTCGCCGTCTCGGCGCGGACCCGTTACAACCGGATGGTGATCCCGGCGATGGCGCTGTCGGCGACGCTCGACCGCGACGGGGAGACGGTCGTCGAGGCCGACCTCGAACGGACCCTCGACCCCGAGTTGGGCTACCACTACGGGGCGGCCGTCGAGCGCGTGACCTCGGGCGACGAACTCACGCTCTCGGTCACCGTCCAGCCCCAGACCGCTCGCCACGAAGGGTACGAGACGGCCTTCGGCGGCCTACTCGGTGGGATGTCGGACGTGACGATCCGCGTGTGA